One genomic region from Lineus longissimus chromosome 6, tnLinLong1.2, whole genome shotgun sequence encodes:
- the LOC135489054 gene encoding antiviral innate immune response receptor RIG-I-like isoform X2 yields the protein MNSEKERYFENLLQIYRHKIEELLNPRDIVPYLPDWNPEILLISNSKKFLKELQDKLREDDAHRVFIEFLDALKAAGCTPLFKLLSGDSCHEYDKFKRLLRVLHAYIKDRIVIDVPLLLALRARDVISEEEKKEIQELVDSGRHDIEATYALIRALPRRNEKWPALVIEALGETGNDSVIEVLLTGGELNEEEGIEIADQDNLLRKLGDMAPEVERTNQGNHQVDNLHRRGSKDTEMAIKMPVNDLNSGTANKINNTMPDNGLNNSPCEGAVGGVSASPTPPLNIGFQSYPYHEEENLGAAASGTGRAAGLEEKAVEELGDKLRSYQTELARPGLEGKNAIVCAPTGSGKTYVALAIAKNHLEQAREKDRPCVIYAVDKVNLIQQQLDGFKPYLPECYNPHGMSGKQSESLSYIMSISKVIVLTAQVLLNALETESIHNADVLKISDVSLLIFDECQNTTKKHPYNAIMKHYLEAKLGDGPKVRLPQIIGLTASLGVGGAGSTDGAIDHVEKMCANLDATELCLVKENIKELIKHVAAPGVELKSVPIRGNDPCKTMVCQHMEEIHRRIKEQPELNVSSIEVNAAILAAHFKELPSDFGSLVYTGWVSRLLKIVPSINDNCLRMRSITYASYLKMYHEALNRNAQARIKDALVYLAEEMEESKRPNGDEVSGWLKKRYEEIDMQLRPIMDAPEYENPLLQLLQDKILSYSANSAESLGIIFVQTRAATGMLHAWMVENQQLSSFKPAIIMGTHEMTQAKQVDILEKFRKGEHRCLIATSVAEAGLDIQMCNWVIKYNHTTNEIALVQAKGRARQLDSRYAVVATEGSGKVRKEQINQVREIMMNSAALEVSQMPRDVLKERILKIQEAELAKHRREAEDLRKRPFVTDEYDLLCKACRVFVTNSADLRVRNKTQHTTIQDGFKDLYVKEPAKKLITVADFISKYDIFCSAEKCKKKWGKLATVLGIEIPVLSPENFAFMLKTSGQCCTDITRWKNFPYTIPEY from the exons ATGAACTCCGAGAAGGAGAGATATTTCGAGAATCTCCTACAGATTTACCGTCACAAGATCGAGGAGTTATTGAACCCAAGAGATATTGTCCCTTACTTGCCGGATTGGAACCCAG AAATTCTTCTTATTTCAAACTCAAAGAAGTTCTTGAAAGAATTACAGGACAAGCTTCGCGAGGATGACGCACATCGTGTCTTCATTGAATTTCTAGACGCTTTGAAAGCTGCGG GCTGCACGCCCCTCTTCAAACTTCTGTCTGGAGATAGCTGTCACGAATATGATAAGTTCAAGCGCTTGCTGCGAGTGCTACATGCTTATATCAAAGATAGGATAGTCATCGATGTACCACTTTTGCTTGCTCTTCGGGCACGCGATGTCATCagtgaagaagaaaagaaagaaatacaGGAACTTGTCGATTCCGGAAGACACGACATTGAGG CAACATATGCTCTGATCAGGGCTTTACCAAGGCGAAATGAGAAATGGCCCGCCTTGGTCATCGAAGCACTCGGCGAAACAGGCAATGATAGTGTAATTGAAGTGTTGTTAACTGGTGGTGAACTCAATGAGGAAGAAGGGATCGAAATTGCAG ATCAAGATAATTTGCTGAGAAAACTGGGAGATATGGCTCCGGAAGTTGAAAGAA CGAACCAGGGGAATCATCAAGTCGACAACCTCCATCGACGGGGATCCAAGGATACCGAGATGGCCATTAAGATGCCTGTCAATGACCTCAATTCTGGAACGGCCAATAAGATCAACAATACCATGCCTGACAATGGCCTCAATAATTCTCCCTGCGAAGGAGCTGTTGGGGGTGTCTCAGCATCACCTACGCCCCCCTTAAATATTGGCTTTCAATCATACCCTTACCATGAAGAGGAAAATCTTGGGGCAGCTGCTTCGGGAACAGGAAGAGCAGCAG GTTTAGAGGAGAAAGCTGTTGAAGAACTAGGAGACAAGCTAAGATCGTACCAAACTGAACTTGCAAGGCCAGGGTTGGAGGGGAAGAATGCAATAGTCTGCGCACCGACTGGAAGTGGCAAGACCTATGTTGCCCTCGCTATTGCAAAG AATCATCTGGAACAAGCTAGGGAGAAGGACAGACCATGTGTCATCTATGCAGTGGATAAAGTCAACCTTATCCAACAGCAACTCGACGGGTTCAAGCCATATCTTCCTGAATGTTACAACCCTCACGGCATGAGTGGAAAACAATCTGAGAGTCTTAGTTACATAATGTCAATCAGCAAAGTCATTGTTCTGACCGCACAGGTCCTGCTGAATGCATTGGAGACCGAATCAATTCACAATGCAGACGTTTTGAAGATCTCTGACGTGTCTCTCTTGATCTTCGATGAGTGTCAGAATACTACAAAGAAACATCCTTACAATGCGATCATGAAACATTACCTCGAGGCAAAGTTGGGAGATGGTCCAAAAGTCCGGCTGCCCCAG ATAATTGGCCTAACTGCGTCTCTGGGCGTGGGGGGTGCCGGCTCAACAGATGGTGCTATAGATCATGTCGAGAAAATGTGCGCAAACCTCGATGCAACGGAGCTGTGTTTGGTGAAAGAAAATATAAAAGAGCTGATAAAACATGTTGCTGCGCCTGGAGTAG AATTGAAGTCAGTTCCAATAAGGGGAAACGATCCATGCAAAACTATGGTCTGTCAGCACATGGAAGAAATTCATCGTCGTATTAAGGAACAGCCAG AACTCAATGTGTCAAGCATTGAAGTTAATGCGGCAATTCTTGCGGCACACTTCAAAGAGTTGCCCAGTGACTTCGGTAGCTTAGTTTACACAGGCTGGGTTTCGAGGCTTTTAAAAATTGTACCAAGCATAAATGATAACTGTCTACGAATGAGATCCATCACCTATGCAAGTTACCTTAAG ATGTACCATGAGGCTCTTAACAGAAATGCACAGGCACGAATCAAGGACGCGTTGGTGTACTTGGCTGAGGAGATGGAGGAATCGAAAAGACCGAATGGAGATGAGGTTTCGGGTTGGCTTAAAAAGAGATACGAAG AGATAGACATGCAGCTTCGTCCGATCATGGATGCCCCAGAATATGAAAACCCATTGCTACAGCTTCTTCAAGACAAAATTTTAAGCTATTCAGCTAACAGTGCAGAGTCACTTGGGATCATATTTGTTCAGACGAGAGCAGCTACAGGAATGCTTCATGCTTGGATGGTGGAGAACCAGCAGCTGAGCTCATTTAAACCCGCCATTATCATGGGTACCCATG aaatgacACAGGCGAAACAAGTCGATATTTTAGAGAAGTTCCGCAAGGGAGAACACAGATGTCTTATCGCAACGTCCGTGGCAGAGGCTGGCTTGGACATACAGATGTGTAACTGGGTGATAAAATACAACCACACCACAAACGAAATTGCACTGGTGCAAGCAAAAG GACGGGCCAGACAATTAGACAGTCGATATGCTGTGGTTGCAACGGAAGGGTCGGGTAAGGTTCGTAAAGAACAGATTAATCAGGTCCGCGAAATCATGATGAACAGCGCCGCTCTCGAAGTCTCCCAGATGCCGAGGGATGTCCTGAAGGAGCGAATCCTGAAGATTCAAGAGGCCGAACTCGCCAAACACAGGAGAGAAGCAGAGGACCTTCGCAAACGTCCATTCGTGACGGATGAGTACGATCTGCTCTGCAAGGCGTGTCGTGTATTCGTTACGAACTCCGCAGACTTGCGAGTTCGTAACAAAACGCAGCATACTACCATCCAGGACGGTTTTAAAGATCTTTATGTGAAAGAGCCTGCCAAAAAATTAATAACAGTCGCCGACTTTATAAGCAAATATGACATATTTTGTTCTGCAGAAAAATGCAAGAAGAAATGGGGTAAACTTGCGACAGTGTTGGGCATTGAAATACCAGTGTTGTCACCAGAGAACTTCGCCTTCATGTTAAAAACCTCTGGTCAATGTTGTACGGACATTACAAGATGGAAGAATTTTCCATACACTATACCAGAATATTGA
- the LOC135489054 gene encoding antiviral innate immune response receptor RIG-I-like isoform X1: MNSEKERYFENLLQIYRHKIEELLNPRDIVPYLPDWNPEILLISNSKKFLKELQDKLREDDAHRVFIEFLDALKAAGCTPLFKLLSGDSCHEYDKFKRLLRVLHAYIKDRIVIDVPLLLALRARDVISEEEKKEIQELVDSGRHDIEATYALIRALPRRNEKWPALVIEALGETGNDSVIEVLLTGGELNEEEGIEIADQDNLLRKLGDMAPEVERTNQGNHQVDNLHRRGSKDTEMAIKMPVNDLNSGTANKINNTMPDNGLNNSPCEGAVGGVSASPTPPLNIGFQSYPYHEEENLGAAASGTGRAAAGLEEKAVEELGDKLRSYQTELARPGLEGKNAIVCAPTGSGKTYVALAIAKNHLEQAREKDRPCVIYAVDKVNLIQQQLDGFKPYLPECYNPHGMSGKQSESLSYIMSISKVIVLTAQVLLNALETESIHNADVLKISDVSLLIFDECQNTTKKHPYNAIMKHYLEAKLGDGPKVRLPQIIGLTASLGVGGAGSTDGAIDHVEKMCANLDATELCLVKENIKELIKHVAAPGVELKSVPIRGNDPCKTMVCQHMEEIHRRIKEQPELNVSSIEVNAAILAAHFKELPSDFGSLVYTGWVSRLLKIVPSINDNCLRMRSITYASYLKMYHEALNRNAQARIKDALVYLAEEMEESKRPNGDEVSGWLKKRYEEIDMQLRPIMDAPEYENPLLQLLQDKILSYSANSAESLGIIFVQTRAATGMLHAWMVENQQLSSFKPAIIMGTHEMTQAKQVDILEKFRKGEHRCLIATSVAEAGLDIQMCNWVIKYNHTTNEIALVQAKGRARQLDSRYAVVATEGSGKVRKEQINQVREIMMNSAALEVSQMPRDVLKERILKIQEAELAKHRREAEDLRKRPFVTDEYDLLCKACRVFVTNSADLRVRNKTQHTTIQDGFKDLYVKEPAKKLITVADFISKYDIFCSAEKCKKKWGKLATVLGIEIPVLSPENFAFMLKTSGQCCTDITRWKNFPYTIPEY; the protein is encoded by the exons ATGAACTCCGAGAAGGAGAGATATTTCGAGAATCTCCTACAGATTTACCGTCACAAGATCGAGGAGTTATTGAACCCAAGAGATATTGTCCCTTACTTGCCGGATTGGAACCCAG AAATTCTTCTTATTTCAAACTCAAAGAAGTTCTTGAAAGAATTACAGGACAAGCTTCGCGAGGATGACGCACATCGTGTCTTCATTGAATTTCTAGACGCTTTGAAAGCTGCGG GCTGCACGCCCCTCTTCAAACTTCTGTCTGGAGATAGCTGTCACGAATATGATAAGTTCAAGCGCTTGCTGCGAGTGCTACATGCTTATATCAAAGATAGGATAGTCATCGATGTACCACTTTTGCTTGCTCTTCGGGCACGCGATGTCATCagtgaagaagaaaagaaagaaatacaGGAACTTGTCGATTCCGGAAGACACGACATTGAGG CAACATATGCTCTGATCAGGGCTTTACCAAGGCGAAATGAGAAATGGCCCGCCTTGGTCATCGAAGCACTCGGCGAAACAGGCAATGATAGTGTAATTGAAGTGTTGTTAACTGGTGGTGAACTCAATGAGGAAGAAGGGATCGAAATTGCAG ATCAAGATAATTTGCTGAGAAAACTGGGAGATATGGCTCCGGAAGTTGAAAGAA CGAACCAGGGGAATCATCAAGTCGACAACCTCCATCGACGGGGATCCAAGGATACCGAGATGGCCATTAAGATGCCTGTCAATGACCTCAATTCTGGAACGGCCAATAAGATCAACAATACCATGCCTGACAATGGCCTCAATAATTCTCCCTGCGAAGGAGCTGTTGGGGGTGTCTCAGCATCACCTACGCCCCCCTTAAATATTGGCTTTCAATCATACCCTTACCATGAAGAGGAAAATCTTGGGGCAGCTGCTTCGGGAACAGGAAGAGCAGCAG CAGGTTTAGAGGAGAAAGCTGTTGAAGAACTAGGAGACAAGCTAAGATCGTACCAAACTGAACTTGCAAGGCCAGGGTTGGAGGGGAAGAATGCAATAGTCTGCGCACCGACTGGAAGTGGCAAGACCTATGTTGCCCTCGCTATTGCAAAG AATCATCTGGAACAAGCTAGGGAGAAGGACAGACCATGTGTCATCTATGCAGTGGATAAAGTCAACCTTATCCAACAGCAACTCGACGGGTTCAAGCCATATCTTCCTGAATGTTACAACCCTCACGGCATGAGTGGAAAACAATCTGAGAGTCTTAGTTACATAATGTCAATCAGCAAAGTCATTGTTCTGACCGCACAGGTCCTGCTGAATGCATTGGAGACCGAATCAATTCACAATGCAGACGTTTTGAAGATCTCTGACGTGTCTCTCTTGATCTTCGATGAGTGTCAGAATACTACAAAGAAACATCCTTACAATGCGATCATGAAACATTACCTCGAGGCAAAGTTGGGAGATGGTCCAAAAGTCCGGCTGCCCCAG ATAATTGGCCTAACTGCGTCTCTGGGCGTGGGGGGTGCCGGCTCAACAGATGGTGCTATAGATCATGTCGAGAAAATGTGCGCAAACCTCGATGCAACGGAGCTGTGTTTGGTGAAAGAAAATATAAAAGAGCTGATAAAACATGTTGCTGCGCCTGGAGTAG AATTGAAGTCAGTTCCAATAAGGGGAAACGATCCATGCAAAACTATGGTCTGTCAGCACATGGAAGAAATTCATCGTCGTATTAAGGAACAGCCAG AACTCAATGTGTCAAGCATTGAAGTTAATGCGGCAATTCTTGCGGCACACTTCAAAGAGTTGCCCAGTGACTTCGGTAGCTTAGTTTACACAGGCTGGGTTTCGAGGCTTTTAAAAATTGTACCAAGCATAAATGATAACTGTCTACGAATGAGATCCATCACCTATGCAAGTTACCTTAAG ATGTACCATGAGGCTCTTAACAGAAATGCACAGGCACGAATCAAGGACGCGTTGGTGTACTTGGCTGAGGAGATGGAGGAATCGAAAAGACCGAATGGAGATGAGGTTTCGGGTTGGCTTAAAAAGAGATACGAAG AGATAGACATGCAGCTTCGTCCGATCATGGATGCCCCAGAATATGAAAACCCATTGCTACAGCTTCTTCAAGACAAAATTTTAAGCTATTCAGCTAACAGTGCAGAGTCACTTGGGATCATATTTGTTCAGACGAGAGCAGCTACAGGAATGCTTCATGCTTGGATGGTGGAGAACCAGCAGCTGAGCTCATTTAAACCCGCCATTATCATGGGTACCCATG aaatgacACAGGCGAAACAAGTCGATATTTTAGAGAAGTTCCGCAAGGGAGAACACAGATGTCTTATCGCAACGTCCGTGGCAGAGGCTGGCTTGGACATACAGATGTGTAACTGGGTGATAAAATACAACCACACCACAAACGAAATTGCACTGGTGCAAGCAAAAG GACGGGCCAGACAATTAGACAGTCGATATGCTGTGGTTGCAACGGAAGGGTCGGGTAAGGTTCGTAAAGAACAGATTAATCAGGTCCGCGAAATCATGATGAACAGCGCCGCTCTCGAAGTCTCCCAGATGCCGAGGGATGTCCTGAAGGAGCGAATCCTGAAGATTCAAGAGGCCGAACTCGCCAAACACAGGAGAGAAGCAGAGGACCTTCGCAAACGTCCATTCGTGACGGATGAGTACGATCTGCTCTGCAAGGCGTGTCGTGTATTCGTTACGAACTCCGCAGACTTGCGAGTTCGTAACAAAACGCAGCATACTACCATCCAGGACGGTTTTAAAGATCTTTATGTGAAAGAGCCTGCCAAAAAATTAATAACAGTCGCCGACTTTATAAGCAAATATGACATATTTTGTTCTGCAGAAAAATGCAAGAAGAAATGGGGTAAACTTGCGACAGTGTTGGGCATTGAAATACCAGTGTTGTCACCAGAGAACTTCGCCTTCATGTTAAAAACCTCTGGTCAATGTTGTACGGACATTACAAGATGGAAGAATTTTCCATACACTATACCAGAATATTGA
- the LOC135489771 gene encoding cysteinyl leukotriene receptor 1-like, which yields MDGSTNTTTVYIASVSRTADQTMQSPGMAVMLFFSDVLANYVWMVTAIFGIPGNILCLLISLQKENRRFSTCIYMAGIAIVDTISLVIVVVSFMKMYWIKSATKEFHWQWVYYFGYSMSILSGFFLAMMSIDRLIVVRVPLLAKQRCTTSNAWRAVAVSTVAVMVINTHIFVAYKEFAGILKVIIPGHPALEILCNMYMLVCGSLIPFLIIVLCNIWIIITLKIASEDRKKMGVASTLEKDTHHLTRMLIFICVAYVVTSLPHRLYEMVLAAPALEQLYDFSDDYWSLRYKVQYLTIVNLWYVNFSSTFYLYCVGGGKKYRADVKRLLFLCKGE from the exons ATGGATGGAAGCACCAACACTACTACCGTTTACATCGCATCCGTTAGCAGGACGGCGGATCAAACGATGCAGTCCCCAGGAATGGCCGTGATGCTTTTCTTCTCGGACGTGTTGGCAAACTATGTTTGGATGGTGACCGCTATTTTCGGGATTCCTGGCAATATCTTGTGCCTTTTGATCAGTTTGCAGAAGGAAAATAGGCGGTTTTCAACCTGTATTTACATGGCCGGCATCGCAATTGTTGACACCATTAGTCTGGTGATAGTAGTCGTgagtttcatgaaaatgtattggATTAAATCTGCAACCAAGGAATTTCATTGGCA ATGGGTTTATTACTTCGGCTACTCAATGTCCATATTGTCTGGCTTTTTCCTCGCCATGATGTCCATTGATCGTCTCATCGTCGTCAGAGTCCCTTTACTGGCCAAGCAGAGATGCACCACATCCAATGCGTGGAGAGCAGTAGCGGTCAGCACCGTTGCCGTCATGGTCATTAACACTCATATTTTCGTCGCATATAAGG AATTCGCAGGAATCCTGAAGGTGATAATTCCTGGTCACCCAGCCCTTGAAATCCTTTGTAACATGTACATGCTTGTCTGTGGTAGTTTGATACCATTCCTCATAATCGTATTATGCAACATTTGGATCATAATAACCCTCAAAATAGCATCGGAAGACCGGAAGAAAATGGGCGTCGCCTCTACATTGGAAAAAGACACGCATCACTTGACCCGAATGTTGATTTTCATCTGCGTTGCCTATGTTGTTACGTCACTTCCGCATCGTCTATACGAAATGGTTCTAGCCGCACCTGCTCTAGAGCAACTTTATGACTTCAGCGATGATTATTGGTCTTTGCGATACAAAGTTCAATATCTCACAATTGTCAACCTCTGGTATGTCAACTTCTCAAGTACATTTTACCTTTACTGCGTCGGGGGAGGAAAAAAGTATCGTGCCGATGTCAAGAGACTACTTTTCTTGTGTAAGGGAGAGTAG